In a single window of the Rhizoctonia solani chromosome 16, complete sequence genome:
- a CDS encoding histidine phosphatase family containing protein yields MVQTILIARHGFRLSWVTSNWTSPTSTKKDPPLAAYGVAQAADLAKYIKSLPEEQRPSLLFSSPYYRCLQTSNPSSEILDLPIYVEHGLSEWYSPVIPGTGLHPRPHDATTLKQYFPSIDASWESIYYPDRHGETVKGVHDRCAEFLDALVARIEQHPTLSKHKSILLVSHAATCAALVRHLVNDRELPIRVGTCTLSILERNNNSSDGPKWIPQGTLAGADFLPGGVERDWGFEDAIIKHGEVIGDPGVVQKEDPGFSGLVPDKA; encoded by the exons ATGGTCCAAACCATATTGATCGCACGCCATG GATTTCGACTGAGTTGGGTTACCAGCAACTG GACCAGCCCTACGAGCACCAAGAAGGACCCACCACTGGCTGCCTACGGGGTT GCGCAGG CGGCTGATCTAGCGAAGTATATAAAAAGTCTTCCAGAAGAGCAAAGACCTTCTTTATTATTTAGCTCTCCTTATT ATCGGTGTTTGCAAACTTCGAACCCCTCCTCTGAAATCCTCGACCTCCCTATCTATGTCGAACATG GTCTCAGCGAATGGTACAGTCCGGTTATCCCTGGAACAG GATTACATCCCCGACCCCACGATGCCACTACCTTGAAGCAATATTTCCCATCAATTGATGCTTCATGGGAAAGCATTTACTATCCCGATCGACATGGAGAAACCGTCAAGGGTGTACATGACCGCTGCGCCGAGTTTCTTGACGCCCTTGTCGCTCGGATTGAACAGCATCCTACTCTTAGCAAACACAAGAGTATATTACTCGTATCCCACGCCGCTACTTGTGCCGCACTCGTCCGCCACCTTGTGAATGACCGCGAACTTCCGATCCGAGTGGGAACTTGCACACTTTCGATCCTAGAGCGAAACAATAATTCTAGCGATGGGCCCAAGTGGATTCCTCAAGGAACCCTTGCTGGGGCAGACTTTTTACCGGGGGGTGTAGAGAGGGACTGGGGGTTCGAAGACGCTATCATCAAGCATGGTGAGGTTATTGGGGATCCAGGAGTGGTTCAGAAAGAAGATCCAGGTTTTTCTGGCCTTGTTCCCGATAAAGCGTGA
- a CDS encoding Serine carboxypeptidase, with amino-acid sequence MPAAKKTTKRTRGKNTTRANARSSKLKTRPSEDQYDCTDQAGSEEEVSASSDMNEGDLELFRAAFASVKSKNTKKKNDEFLKKNQALVDEARKQAEAMELAGLAHIEQLMRGFETISQPSANDDISKFADLVGNRSAFSRELFETSKLSLEELKVDYEKVFRDAEDEGKLRPKARQAPRKAPTPNSSPRVPNFGARYRRAKADYRRCELHQELPKTHEYLIEVLSGPSRLRDYRYRLVPFISFALAGQFPEFDGVIGGVPKGPATKTTAFAAVEPESKVAAAIPTTITPGKLRYVENSGVCETTPGVYQASGYADLTSKQSIWFWFFAARKNPDTAPLSIWLNGGPGSSSMIGLFQEMGPCRMNSDESTVSLNPYAWNEYSNMLYIDQPVGVGYSYGETVVGTSKDAAIALWKMLQIWFADSKFSKYATRDFAIWTESYGGHYGPTIASYFLDQNAAIAAGTITGIKINLKVLSVGNGLTDPYSQYPGYVKYAMSNPYQPLVSTSTITSANNSLYQSGGCLSQIANCASTNSNSVCSSAQSYCNSRVLSPLGGNYDVYDVRVKNPDPYPYDPTSLLSSSSFRSKIGALKSWTTTNTQVYSNFATTGDWMRNSRPDLEKVINAGVRTLILAGDADYICNYIGFELMVDALQTKFTSEYKQQKWTNWTVAGNSAGQYKNAGTFSYLRVPAYGNGKLAVGQAALVYFTQAMQGKSVSST; translated from the exons ATGCCAGCTGCCAAGAAGA CCACAAAACGCACCAGAGGCAAAAATACAACCAGAGCAAACGCAAGATCATCAAAATTGAAGACAAGGCCTTCAGAAGATCAATATGATTGTACTGATCAGGCTGGGTCGGAAGAAGAGGTTTCCGCCAGTAGCGACAT GAATGAAGGGGATCTAGAACTATTTCGTGCGGCATTCGCAT CGGTCAAATCGAAAAACACTAAGAAGAAAAATGACGAGTTTCTAAAGAAAAATCAAGCACTTGTCGACGAGGCTCGCAAGCAGGCCGAGGCTATGGAACTTGCCGGTTTAGCTCATAT CGAGCAATTGATGCGGGGATTTGAGACTATTTCCCAACCTTCTGCAAACGATGACATCTCGAAATTCGCGGATCTCGTTGGAAATCGTTCA GCCTTCAGCCGAGAGTTGTTCGAAACAAGCAAACTCTCACTTGAAGAGCTGAAAGTTGACTACGAGAAAGTATTTCGAGATGCGGAAGACGAAGGCAAGTTGCG TCCAAAAGCGCGCCAAGCGCCGCGAAAAGCTCCGACGCCAAACAGTTCGCCACGGGTACCAAATTTTGGAGCAAGGTATAGAAGAGCAAAAG CTGATTACCGACGCTGCGAACTTCATCAAGAACTTCCAAAGACTCATGAGTATTTGATCGAGGTGCTTTCTGGTCCTTCTCGTTTACGTGATTATAGATATA GGCTTGTTCCCTTCATCTCGTTCGCTTTAGCCGGGCAGTTCCCTGAATTTGATGGCGTCATTGGTGGTGTACCAAAAGGTCCGGCCACAAAGACCACTGCGTTCGCAGCGGTCGAGCCAGAATCCAAAGTCGCAGCAGCAATTCCTACCACAATTACACCGGGAAAACTGCGCTATGTGGAAAACTCTGGTGTTTGCG AAACCACGCCAGGAGTTTACCAAGCTTCAGGATACGCCGATCTCACCTCGAAACAAAGCATCTG GTTTTGGTTCTTCGCAGCGCGCAAAAACCCCGACACTGCACCACTGTCAATTTGGCTGAATG GTGGACCTGGTAGCTCGAGTATGATCGGTCTATTCCAGGAAATGGGACCTTGCCGGATGAATAGTGATGAGTCGACGGTTAGCCTGAATCCTTACGCGTGGAATGAGTATTCAAATAT GCTCTACATCGACCAGCCTGTTGGGGTGGGTTATTCATATGGTGAGACAGTAGTCGGTACCTCAAAG GATGCGGCTATTGCGCTATGGAAAATGCTTCAGATCTGGTTTGCCGACTCCAAGTTTAGCAAGTACGCGACCCGCGACTTTGCCATCTGGACTGAATCATATGGTGGCCATTACGGACCCACAATTGCCTCATATTTCCTGGACCAGAACGCTGCCATTGCTGCCGGCACAATTACTGGTATCAAGATCAACCTAAAAGTGTTGAGTGTCGGAAATGGGCTGACGGACCCGTACTCGCAATACCCCGGCTATGTCAAGTACGCCATGTCTAACCCATACCAGCCACTCGTTTCTACGTCTACTATTACTTCTGCCAACAACTCTCTATACCAATCGGGAGGCTGTTTGTCCCAG ATTGCAAACTGCGCAAGTACCAATTCCAACTCCGTGTGCAGCTCTGCACAGAGTTACTGCAATTCTCGCGTCCTGAGTCCCCTTGGTGGAAACTACGATGTCTATGATGTCCGTGTAAAAAACCCAGACCCATATCCTTATGACCCAACCAGTCTTCTCTCGAGCTCCAGCTTCAG GTCCAAAATCGGTGCTCTGAAGTCATGGACGACTACCAACACTCAGGTGTACAGTAACTTCGCGACTACGGGTGACTGGATGAGGAACTCGCGGCCTGATCTTGAGAAGGTTATTAATGCTGGG GTGCGCACCTTGATCCTTGCTGGCGATGCTGATTACATCTGCAATTATATTGGTTTCGAGTTAATG GTCGATGCACTTCAAACCAAGTTTACGAGCGAATACAAGCAACAGAAATGGACCAACTGGACTGTTGCCGGCAATTCTGCTGGACAGTACAAAAATGCTGGAACTTTCTCATACCTCCGC GTTCCTGCATATGGGAACGGAAAACTTGCGGTCGGACAGGCTGCTTTGGTTTACTTTACCCAAGCCATGCAGGGAAAGTCTGTTTCCTCGACTTGA
- a CDS encoding kinase domain protein, translating into MSVTTTLEPPPGVSYADFVRGWNDEQVALWLASLGCEHQISTFNENDIRGNCSKGAGPTPRVLLNGGSTSRATSQYDITNTNGVQRSTSFRHSANGSDSSRDDSITAARRSSGGRRLDGGRPPPLNITQSTTRDLPQLSANIATSPGPSIGATTPRPITQPQSQLQSSQGPGARDSGRTLVDSPSSTPISTISLPRYTPPTRNYGASLPIGQERRTPTQADGFTPSSQTFPPPPYTNDPLPPAPGSSGQSSSNGSPPSATNFAQWQGEYGLPRAPKTTNLGASAHETPSEAVARRAGSPLPPVPVRSATSKIPIQTVDRAQTGHAKSGSVGLIGQERGGSSKNTAGPSTPGRPSTSGSISQPSLHPYVTAAAIPTSSGAPAVPFPTIPNNNLRVDAGVRGRDLSPISESHSIIETTPTGPSFASGSGPNTGNSNAGFAGKRSPFPIKHTQSANDLMRALIKIHLDDSGQPTTAVNSSVVNIGSCHSGVEIIERALKKFNKQNSGKTSLDEDRTSETEQGGLLVDGWGLFPGGPQNELSSGPLSESEILSICHADPKNTTREQGMTLRNVRQRQQQKLANFFGATPPGAGVQMSPTSPTYTIGPRIYTTQDEEGLQNTPSSLKFPTTGTPVTSNRRMDRASTISIMSGLGVDPPPSPGGTPAARSPSNNSFLSGGQKKLRNFFGQLLPSTSKKVLQRTARNSMLRAGSKRDSHLSVMIGPGANVRMSIQGPPKSRFSTSSRSSYNHRKSSPPPRSSMSSVPSINDNASTMAIKEDKDNVPPRMSTSTDDGQSIDMSTDDGATTDDTESTKKSLDHTLPPLSIMGDSLADSLNTGLSVTWLARESNAAKRMSLMSTRGRDKSDTASLLTVDEITAEVESRRQSRYSMYEDDEEDEDGNVVVRRPSKRVSMVSSMQGDGDEDEGEDEEEEDYDEEDEDYDEEDEDEDEDEDEDEDEDEEDEDEGEEEEGGAEHTTDTGRTMMSSGGKRSIKWIKGALIGSGSFGSVYLGMDAVQGLLMAVKQVELPTGSSQNEERKKSMLTALEREIELLKQLQHENIVQYLDSSIDTHHLNIFLEYVPGGSVATLLRNYGAFEEPLARNWVRQILQGLNYLHEREIIHRDIKGGNILVDNKGGIKISDFGISKKVEDNLLGGSRIHRPSLQGSVFWMAPEVVKQTSYTYKADIWSVGCLVVEMLTGQHPWAQLSQMQAIFKIGSLARPTIPPDISPEAEDFLNKTFELDYTIRPTAAELLNHPWVRIEAAETGASAQQPDEPSPAIMITPS; encoded by the exons ATGTCTGTAACAACGACTCTTGAACCGCCACCTGGCGTGTCTTATGCCGACTTTGTGCGGGGCTGGAACGATGAACAGGTTGCACTTTGGCTCGCTAGCCTGGGGTGTGAGCACCAGATATCGACATTTAACGAAAACGATATTCGTGGAAAC TGTTCCAAGGGTGCTGGCCCTACTCCGCGTGTTCTTCTTAATGGTGGATCTACATCTCGGGCAACATCCCAGTACGATATCACAAATACAAACGGTGTTCAGAGGAGTACTTCGTTCCGACATAGTGCTAATGGCTCTGACAGTAGTCGTGACGATAGCATTACAGCTGCTCGTAGGTCCAGCGGTGGTAGGAGACTAGATGGCGGGCGTCCTCCTCCACTGAACATTACTCAATCGACTACTCGAGACCTCCCACAGCTGAGCGCAAATATCGCCACCTCACCCGGTCCCTCCATCGGCGCTACCACCCCTCGTCCCATTACTCAACCCCAATCTCAACTGCAGAGCTCGCAAGGTCCTGGAGCTCGGGACTCAGGTCGCACACTGGTCGATAGTCCTTCATCGACTCCCATATCAACCATATCCCTCCCTAGATATACGCCACCCACTCGTAATTATGGCGCTTCTCTTCCAATTGGACAGGAGCGGCGTACACCTACTCAAGCTGATGGTTTCACCCCGTCTTCACAAACGTTCCCGCCCCCGCCTTACACGAATGATCCTTTACCCCCTGCTCCAGGATCGTCTGGCCAGAGCTCGTCCAACGGCTCTCCTCCGAGCGCGACCAATTTCGCTCAGTGGCAAGGCGAATATGGTCTACCACGTGCTCCAAAGACCACCAACCTCGGAGCAAGCGCCCATGAAACACCTAGTGAAGCTGTCGCCCGTCGAGCGGGCTCGCCGCTCCCTCCAGTGCCCGTGAGATCAGCAACCTCCAAAATACCAATTCAAACTGTAGACCGAGCTCAGACTGGACACGCTAAAAGCGGCTCCGTAGGTCTCATCGGTCAAGAGAGAGGAGGATCCAGTAAAAATACCGCTGGGCCGTCTACACCTGGGAGACCATCTACCTCTGGAAGTATATCACAGCCTTCGTTACATCCATATGTGACGGCTGCGGCTATACCCACGAGCAGCGGCGCACCTGCCGTCCCCTTCCCAACTATCCCTAACAATAACCTTCGAGTAGACGCAGGCGTTCGTGGTCGGGATCTTTCACCTATTTCCGAATCGCACTCTATTATCGAGACCACTCCAACAGGTCCTTCATTTGCATCTGGGTCTGGGCCGAATACTGGAAATTCCAACGCTGGGTTTGCTGGCAAGCGTAGTCCGTTCCCTATCAAGCATACTCAATCTGCCAATGACTTGATGCGGGCACTGATCAAGATTCACTTGGATGATAGCGGTCAACCTACAACTGCTGTCAACTCATCTGTAGTGAACATCGGCTCTTGCCATAGCGGTGTAGAGATTATCGAACGCGCGCTCAAGAAGTTCAACAAACAAAACTCCGGGAAGACCAGTCTTGACGAAGATAGAACGAGCGAGACCGAACAGGGCGGGCTGTTGGTTGACGGATGGGGACTGTTCCCTGGTGGACCCCAGAACGAACTTTCGA GTGGTCCTCTGTCTGAGTCAGAAATTTTATCAATATGCCACGCAGACCCGAAGAACACTACACGCGAACAGGGAATGACACTTAGAAACGTCCGACAGAGGCAGCAGCAAAAATTGGCAAATTTCTTCGGCGCGACACCACCTGGAGCTGGTGTACAGATGTCACCTACCTCGCCTACATACACGATTGGGCCCAGAATCTATACGACCCAGGATGAAGAGGGCCTACAGAATACCCCGTCCTCGCTCAAGTTCCCAACCACTGGCACCCCCGTTACCAGCAACAGAAGGATGGATCGTGCGAGTACCATTAGTATCATGTCGGGCTTGGGTGTGGATCCCCCTCCCAGCCCTGGCGGTACCCCAGCCGCACGTAGCCCTTCAAATAATTCTTTCCTTTCGGGAGGTCAGAAGAAATTGCGCAACTTTTTCGGCCAAC TTCTTCCGTCGACATCCAAGAAGGTCCTGCAACGAACGGCTCGTAATAGCATGCTTCGTGCTGGCTCTAAACGCGATAGCCACCTTTCGGTTATGATTGGCCCAGGTGCGAATGTCCGTATGTCGATTCAGGGGCCTCCAAAATCGCGATTCAGCACCAGCTCCCGGAGTTCATACAACCACAGGAAATCCTCTCCCCCACCGCGCTCTTCAATGAGTTCCGTGCCATCGATCAACGACAACGCATCGACAATGGCGATCAAAGAAGACAAGGACAATGTACCTCCGCGGATGTCGACGTCTACAGACGATGGGCAATCTATTGACATGAGTACGGACGATGGGGCAACTACAGACGATACGGAATCAACAAAGAAGTCGCTGGACCATACACTGCCTCCCCTATCCATCATGGGCGATTCCCTCGCAGACTCGTTAAATACCGGACTAAGTGTCACATGGCTGGCACGCGAGTCAAATGCCGCTAAGCGCATGAGCCTGATGTCTACTCGTGGACGCGACAAATCGGATACTGCCAGTCTCCTGACGGTTGATGAGATTACTGCCGAGGTTGAGAGCCGCCGCCAGAGCCGATATAGCATGTATGAGGACGAcgaagaagacgaagacggCAATGTAGTCGTGCGGCGGCCGAGTAAGCGCGTGAGCATGGTGTCATCGATGCAAGGAGATGgtgacgaggacgagggcgaggatgaggaagaagaagattacgatgaggaagatgaggattacgacgaagaagatgaagatgaagatgaagatgaagacgaagacgaagacgaagacgaagaagacgaggatgaaggagaagaagaagaaggaggCGCCGAGCATACCACTGATACAGGCAGGACAATGATGTCTTCAGGAG GCAAGCGTTCAATCAAATGGATCAAGGGGGCTTTGATTGGATCAGGCTCTTTCGGTAGCGTGTACCTTGGAATGGATGCCGTGCAAGGCCTACTTATGGCCGTCAAGCAAGTTGAACTTCCGACTGGGTCATCGCAAAACGAGGAGCGTAAGAAGAGCATGCTTACAGCACTGGAGCGCGAGATCGAGCTACTGAAGCAACTTCAACACGAGAACATCGTACAATATCTTG ATTCTTCGATCGACACTCACCATCTGAATATTTTCCTTGAATATGTGCCCGGAGGATCCGTTGCTACCTTGCTGAGGAATTACGGCGCATTTGAAGAGCCGTTGGCGCGAAACTGGGTTCGGCAGATTCTACAGGGCCTTAATTACCTCCACGAACGAGAGATCATCCACCGAGATATCAAGGGTGGTAACATTTTGGTTGACAACAAGGGCGGTATCAAGATTTCGGACTTTGGTATTTCGAAGAAAGTCGAAGATA ATTTATTGGGCGGTTCGCGTATACATCGCCCATCCTTGCAGGGCTCCGTATTTTGGATGGCCCCCGAAGTCGTTAAACAAACTTCGTACAcctacaaggcagacatcTGGAGCGTGGGATGCCTTGTTGTCGAGATGTTGACCGGGCAGCATCCATGGGCTCAACTGAGTCAGATGCAAGCCATCTTCAAG ATCGGTTCGCTAGCTAGACCAACAATACCGCCCGATATCTCGCCCGAAGCTGAAGACTTTTTGAACAAAACCTTTGAGCTTGACTACACTATTCGTCCGACGGCTGCCGAGCTCTTGAACCACCCTTGGGTCCGAATTGAAGCCGCGGAAACTGGCGCGAGCGCACAACAACCAGACGAGCCTTCTCCTGCCATCATGATTACCCCTTCATAA
- a CDS encoding transcriptional regulatory protein, which translates to MLFERTKLEVEANIARAYEGDRGTYNPLYHLQAMIMLGQWFYLKGRLLEGYVYVTRATRACFIRDFCGSAMNGLPTSLSLGEIKTVWPVALSEFENSHESGLPNDSHSVASLFDSRYCHIVADVSQASASCILAKCTVLTYCAGVIDTERISGSEVSDEWQRRFKECDRGIEYFTQSIQTVYVGRDDQEVAAVVVSQAAVDCAIIQLHEPLVDRELNRDGQGVRSSSLGGSSYSRCIEACRRIALAAACVEKIEANHMQMFFGISLSFAARVLAKEIPRLRHGGYVEQALRMEQQMAAIAKGMERMFAVYPVLVLFVEHLRSL; encoded by the exons ATGCTTTTTGAGCGTACAAAGTTGGAAGTCGAGGCAAATATTGCGCGGGCCTATGAAGGTGATAGGGGTACATACAACCCACTATACCATTTACA GGCAATGATCATGCTGGGGCAATGGTTCTACCTTAAGGGCCGGCTGCTTGAAGGCTACGTGTATGTCACCCGTGCTACACG GGCTTGTTTCATACGGGACTTCTGTGGAAGCGCCATGAATGGCCTGCCAACCTCCTTATCTTTAGGAGAGATAAAGACAGTTTGGCCTGTTGCACTCTCGGAATTCGAAAATAGCCAT GAATCCGGGCTACCTAATGACAGTCATTCAGTCGCATCCCTGTTCGATTCAAGATATTGTCATATTGTTGCGGATGTCTCTCAAGCTTCAGCCAGCTGCATACTGGCCAAGTGTACTGTATTAACTTACTGTGCAGGAGTAATAGACACTGAACGAATCTCAG GGTCAGAAGTCTCTGACGAATGGCAACGGCGTTTTAAAGAGTGTGATCGGGGAATTGAATACTTTACTCAGTCTATCCAGACGGTGTACGTTGGGCGTGATGACCAGGAGGTTGCGGCTGTGGTCGTAAGTCAAG CTGCAGTTGATTGTGCAATTATTCAGCTTCACGAGCCTCTAGTTGACCGCGAGCTGAATAGGGATGGACAAGGCGTCCGATCCAGTTCCTTGGGAGGGTCTAGCTATAGTCGATGTATCGAAGCATGTCGACGTATAGCATTGGCGGCCGCGTGTGTTGAAAAGATTGAAGCTAACCACATGCAAATGTTCTTTGGTATCTCTTTGTCATTTGCTGCGCGGGTATTAGCCAAAGAAATCCCAAGGTTGCGGCACGGTGGGTACGTGGAGCAAGCACTGAGGATGGAACAACAGATGGCCGCAATCGCGAAAGGTATGGAACGGATGTTTGCAGTTTATCCTGTACTCG TTCTCTTTGTGGAGCATCTCAGATCTCTATGA
- a CDS encoding tRNA (guanine-N(2))-methyltransferase, translated as MAYSADVNSTVSTAAGASASTSTTAAGTPTMNIPDGFTIHSENTAKILLPSEATAFLNPIQEFNRDLSVACITAWSRRWDQAKRARWEQAGAKRERSKKRKRVSHYAGEVEKKDGAKDEQVGRRAKLAVDPVRPTAGPTDEKLEPEPEPEPEPEPEPQTTNGNGEEKRKEYVAPKFVILEALSATGLRAIRYAHEIPLVKYVIANDILPAATEAMRRNVELNGLGPASASEESGPVKTGKKAGLGKVRVSEMDAILDEREGGAGGERGKKKLAKRAINSALLYNHRADHSRVEVVDLDPYGTAAPFIDGAVQAVADGGLLCVTCTDMAVLASNNYPEKCYANYGGVPVKAEFSHEAASPWHFVWFYIHLQHRPHGMGDTLLRSSPCLSIFTCACLYKSEAHLSKSKRHLANPPLTTCAPVPIPHEQTLGRIVEKPGTNNLTYKAQSGPPIGPECDECGFKFHVAGPMWSGPIHDKTFVNEVLKHIEENPGKYGTEQRMKGMLTVASELSGFFHCNSPPLEHVASALLHKGYEISRSHACAGSLKTTATRAQVYDIIRSWVKLNPVKMENVKDGSPTKKLLSKEPTEEANFSRHPQAISRASQIKLVRYQQNPAPNWGPGSRPNASKRKREDGAEA; from the exons ATGGCTTACTCCGCCGATGTAAACTCCACCGTATCCACTGCTGCTGGTGCTAGTGCTAGTACTAGTACTACGGCTGCGGGCACTCCTACTATGAATATACCCGACGGCTTCACGATTCATTCCGAAAACACGGCCAAGATTCTGTTGCCCTCGGAGGCAACCGCATTTCTGAACCCGATCCAGGAATTCAATCGGGACTTGAGCGTTGCCTGTATTACTGCGTGGTCTAGACGATGGGACCAAGCCAAGCGGGCGAGGTGGGAACAGGCGGGTGCGAAGAGGGAGCGCAGCAAGAAGAGAAAAAGAGTGAGTCACT ATGCGGGTGAAGTTGAGAAGAAGGACGGGGCCAAGGATGAGCAAG TCGGAAGAAGAGCAAAACTGGCCGTGGATCCCGTACGGCCCACCGCTGGACCCACCGACGAGAAGCTTGAGCCTGagcccgaacccgaacctgaacccgaacccgaaccccAGACGACCAACGGGAACGGCGAGGAGAAACGAAAAGAG TACGTCGCACCCAAGTTTGTGATCCTCGAAGCACTCTCTGCAACAGGGTTGCGCGCGATTCGGTATGCGCATGAGATCCCGCTCGTCAA ATATGTGATTGCGAATGACATTTTGCCCGCGGCGACTGAAGCTATGCGACGGAACGTTGAGCTCAACGGGCTAGGCCCTGCCTCTGCAAGCGAGGAATCCGGTCCGGTCAAGACCGGTAAGAAAGCCGGTCTGGGAAAGGTGCGGGTCAGCGAGATGGATGCCAT ACTGGACGAGAGAGAAGGCGGGGCAGGGGGAGAGAGAGGGAAGAAGAAACTGGCTAAACGGGCAATAAACAGTGCGCTATTGTACAATCATCGTGCCGACCATTCTCGGGTGGAAGTTGTCGACCTGGACCCGTACGGAACCGCCGCACCGTTTATTGATGGCGCGGTGCAAGCTGTTGCAGACGGAG GTTTGCTGTGCGTAACGTGCACCGATATGGCGGTGCTGGCGAGCAACAATTATCCTGAGAAATG CTATGCGAACTATGGTGGTGTCCCGGTCAAGGCGGAGTTCAGCCATGAGGCGGCAAGTCCCTG GCACTTCGTTTGGTTCTACATACACTTGCAACATCGGCCGCACGGTATGGGCGATACATTACTCCGCTCGTCTCCCTGTCTATCGATTTTTACGTGCGCGTGTTTGTACAAGTCCGAAGCGCACCTATCGAAGTCAAAAAGGCATTTAG CCAATCCGCCACTTACTACGTGTGCTCCGGTGCCAATCCCCCACGAACAAACCCTTGGCCGGATCGTCGAAAAGCCCGGAACGAACAATCTCACGTACAAGGCTCAGTCGGGTCCACCCATCGGCCCAGAATGTGACGAATGTGGCTTCAAGTTCCAT GTCGCTGGTCCGATGTGGAGTGGACCAATACATGACAAGACGTTTGTGAACGAAGTGCTCAAGCATATTGAGGAGAATCCTGGAAAATATGGGACGGAACAGAGGATGAAGGGGATGTTGACTGTGGCTAGCGA ACTGTCGGGTTTCTTCCATTGCAATTCGCCCCCTCTGGAACATGTTGC GTCGGCCCTGTTGCATAAAGGATACGAGATATCCAGGTCTCATGCGTGTGCCGGGTCCCTCAAAACCACTGCCACCCGCGCTCAGGTCTACGATATTATTCGGTCATGGGTCAAATTGAACCCGGTCAAAATGGAGAACGTCAAGGATGGTTCTCCCACTAAAAAGCTGCTATCAAAAGAGCCCAC TGAAGAGGCCAATTTCTCCAGGCACCCACAAGCAATTTCACGAGCCTCACAAATCAAGCTCGTACGATACCAGCAAAATCCTGCACCCAATTGGGGTCCTGGTTCGCGTCCCAATGCGAGCAAACGAAAACGGGAAGACGGCGCGGAAGCATAA